A genomic window from Candidatus Eremiobacteraceae bacterium includes:
- a CDS encoding helix-turn-helix transcriptional regulator, which translates to AHLYASLGWPMLEAEALVHAQRVEEAMTIFERCGASGILRRLRSVSAAPALTVLSSREHEVANLVAGGLRNAEIAKRLDIRLKTVEKHIASIFEKLEVHSRAKLAALVAAATQNRAV; encoded by the coding sequence CGCGCATCTGTACGCGTCGCTCGGCTGGCCGATGCTCGAGGCCGAAGCTCTCGTGCACGCGCAGCGAGTTGAAGAGGCGATGACGATCTTCGAACGGTGCGGGGCGTCCGGCATTCTGCGCCGGCTGCGGTCTGTGTCGGCCGCGCCGGCCCTGACCGTGCTTTCGTCGCGTGAGCACGAAGTCGCCAACCTTGTGGCAGGAGGTCTTCGCAACGCCGAGATCGCCAAGCGACTCGATATCCGATTGAAAACCGTCGAGAAGCACATCGCTTCCATCTTCGAAAAACTCGAAGTGCACTCGCGTGCGAAGCTCGCGGCGCTTGTCGCGGCAGCGACGCAAAACCGCGCGGTCTAG